Proteins encoded by one window of Cylindrospermum stagnale PCC 7417:
- a CDS encoding PAS domain S-box protein, translated as MNSDVKADITDNFFTGDHEISMPMPEEEAADTSLDHILSTINEQFLALDRKWRYTYVNDVVVKVVGIPQQDLLGKCIWELFPDLVESQFYAEVHRAVTEQKSIQFQQFYDSNQRWFENRIYPSAHGVSVFLADITERKQNEERLARQAASAALRESEARFRLLAENSSDIISLHTVDGILLYISPACYTILGYEPEEIVGSASSELVHPDDLANFAISYPVNADLPNTYTITHRARHKNGQYIWMEATVRAIRDSQTQEILEIQSSSRDITERQRNQERQSFLAEASDILASSLEYEITLNSVARLAVRAIADWCVVDIVADNQSTCRVAVAHADSSKQELVEHLRNFPLNLAQSGGIAEVISTGKSQLAAVVSANQMQSSAIDIEYLKLLQQLTPKSGMCVPLIARGQVLGTITLVSSDDHRSYDSNDLMLAEELARRAAIAVDNARLYQEAQYSQQVAVQAASRTARLQAVTAALSESLTPTQVAEVIAQQGMESLGAKSALVALLTENSTELEIVRAIGYKQELVDAWRRFSINASVPLAEAVRTGQPIWQEPEITRVARYPHLAKFYAQHNYNHWISIPLMVKGRAVGGMSLSFTENQEFNQNDRALVLALAQQCAQAIERARLYEAEQIARETAEATNRIKDEFLAVLSHELRSPLNPILGWATLLRKQKLDAKTTDRALETIERNAQVQTQLIEDLLDVSRILQGKLSLNIYPVNLTSTIQAALETVRLSAEAKSIKIHTTFEPNLGKVLGDSSRLQQIFWNLLSNAVKFTPGGGRVDICLERIDSFAQIVVKDTGRGINPEFLPYVFDCFRQENSTTTRKFGGLGLGLAIVRQLIELHGGTVEAKSEGEDQGATFVVRLPLMPMQPQPPRESTKSESSPDLNGVKVLVVDDDTDTREFIVFLLEQEQANVIAVPNAREALAALTQYLPDILLSDIGMPDFDGYMLISQVRKLTPGEGGQIPAIALTAYAGEIDRERAFEAGFQGHVSKPVDPDNLVKAIANLLQQTKPPL; from the coding sequence GTGAATTCTGATGTGAAAGCAGATATAACTGACAATTTCTTCACTGGTGATCACGAGATAAGTATGCCCATGCCTGAAGAGGAAGCAGCAGATACAAGCTTAGATCACATTCTGTCTACGATCAACGAGCAGTTTTTAGCACTAGACCGCAAGTGGCGCTATACCTATGTTAATGATGTAGTAGTAAAAGTTGTCGGAATTCCTCAGCAAGACCTACTGGGTAAGTGTATTTGGGAATTGTTTCCAGATCTGGTAGAAAGTCAGTTTTACGCAGAAGTACATCGTGCAGTAACAGAGCAAAAATCTATCCAATTCCAGCAGTTTTATGATTCCAATCAGCGTTGGTTTGAGAACCGTATCTACCCTTCAGCACATGGAGTATCAGTCTTTCTTGCGGATATCACCGAGCGCAAGCAAAATGAGGAGAGGTTAGCGAGACAAGCTGCATCGGCGGCATTACGAGAGAGTGAGGCGCGGTTTCGATTGCTAGCTGAGAATTCATCTGATATTATTTCGCTGCATACAGTAGATGGAATTCTTTTGTACATTTCACCTGCCTGCTACACAATCTTAGGCTACGAACCTGAGGAAATAGTAGGTAGTGCTAGTAGTGAGTTAGTTCACCCAGATGACCTAGCTAATTTTGCTATTAGCTACCCAGTTAATGCAGATTTACCGAATACTTATACCATTACTCATCGTGCTCGACACAAAAACGGACAGTATATCTGGATGGAAGCAACTGTCAGAGCTATCCGCGATTCGCAAACTCAAGAAATTTTAGAAATTCAATCATCCTCAAGAGATATTACTGAGCGTCAGCGAAATCAGGAGAGGCAGAGCTTTCTGGCTGAAGCTAGCGATATTTTAGCTTCATCATTAGAGTACGAGATCACTTTAAATAGCGTAGCTCGTTTGGCGGTGAGAGCGATCGCAGATTGGTGCGTAGTTGATATTGTCGCTGACAATCAATCAACTTGTCGGGTTGCAGTTGCCCATGCTGATTCGTCGAAACAGGAATTAGTAGAACATCTACGAAATTTTCCTCTGAATTTGGCACAATCTGGCGGTATTGCTGAGGTAATCAGCACAGGCAAGTCACAACTTGCCGCTGTTGTCTCTGCCAACCAGATGCAATCATCAGCTATTGATATTGAATACTTAAAACTTCTGCAACAGCTAACTCCGAAATCTGGAATGTGTGTACCACTCATCGCCCGTGGGCAGGTTTTGGGGACTATTACTTTAGTGTCTTCAGATGATCATCGTAGTTATGACAGTAATGACCTGATGTTAGCCGAAGAACTAGCGCGTCGTGCTGCTATAGCCGTTGATAATGCTCGACTTTACCAAGAAGCACAGTATTCCCAACAGGTGGCGGTGCAAGCTGCATCTCGCACAGCTCGTCTTCAAGCTGTTACCGCTGCACTTTCTGAATCTTTAACCCCAACACAAGTTGCTGAAGTTATCGCCCAGCAAGGTATGGAAAGCTTGGGGGCTAAATCTGCTCTAGTCGCATTACTTACCGAAAATTCCACCGAACTGGAAATTGTGCGGGCAATTGGTTACAAACAGGAATTAGTAGATGCTTGGCGTCGATTCTCGATCAATGCATCTGTACCACTGGCAGAGGCAGTCAGAACCGGCCAGCCTATTTGGCAAGAGCCAGAAATCACACGGGTTGCTCGTTATCCACATCTGGCTAAGTTTTATGCTCAACATAATTACAACCATTGGATTTCAATTCCACTGATGGTCAAGGGACGAGCCGTCGGGGGAATGTCTCTAAGTTTCACAGAAAATCAGGAGTTTAACCAAAATGACCGTGCTTTAGTGTTGGCACTGGCACAACAGTGTGCTCAGGCGATTGAACGCGCCCGTTTATACGAGGCAGAGCAAATTGCCAGAGAAACAGCAGAAGCCACCAATCGAATTAAAGATGAGTTTTTGGCAGTTCTTTCTCACGAATTGCGATCGCCACTCAATCCGATTCTAGGTTGGGCAACGCTGCTTCGCAAACAAAAGTTAGACGCCAAAACAACTGACCGCGCTTTAGAAACCATCGAGCGCAATGCCCAAGTACAAACCCAATTAATTGAAGACTTACTAGATGTTTCCCGGATTCTACAGGGTAAACTGAGCCTGAATATCTACCCAGTTAATCTAACATCAACAATTCAAGCCGCATTGGAGACAGTCCGTTTGTCTGCTGAGGCTAAATCAATTAAAATACACACCACCTTTGAACCCAATCTAGGGAAAGTTCTGGGTGACTCCAGCCGATTGCAGCAAATTTTCTGGAACCTGTTGTCAAACGCTGTCAAATTCACACCGGGCGGGGGACGGGTGGATATTTGCTTAGAACGCATCGACTCTTTTGCCCAGATTGTAGTTAAAGATACGGGCAGGGGAATTAATCCGGAATTCCTACCCTATGTGTTTGACTGCTTCCGCCAAGAAAACAGCACCACAACAAGAAAGTTTGGCGGCTTGGGTTTAGGGCTAGCCATTGTCCGGCAATTAATTGAACTGCATGGGGGAACAGTCGAGGCAAAAAGCGAGGGTGAAGATCAGGGGGCAACTTTTGTCGTTAGGCTACCCCTAATGCCGATGCAACCACAGCCTCCCAGAGAAAGTACAAAGTCTGAATCATCCCCAGATTTGAATGGTGTCAAGGTTTTAGTCGTGGATGATGATACTGATACGCGGGAGTTTATTGTCTTTTTGCTAGAGCAGGAACAGGCAAATGTGATTGCCGTCCCGAATGCTAGGGAGGCACTAGCTGCCTTAACCCAGTATCTACCAGATATACTGCTCTCGGATATTGGCATGCCAGACTTTGATGGATATATGTTGATCAGCCAAGTGAGAAAGCTGACACCGGGGGAGGGTGGGCAGATTCCCGCAATTGCCTTGACTGCCTATGCCGGGGAAATCGACCGAGAACGAGCGTTTGAAGCGGGTTTTCAAGGCCATGTTTCTAAGCCAGTCGATCCTGATAATTTAGTTAAGGCGATCGCAAATTTACTCCAACAGACAAAACCCCCTCTCTGA
- a CDS encoding cytochrome c biogenesis protein CcdA, with translation MLETLQTRIYELEQFANTLVSNQLTHLSVVSIGVIFVAGLLTSLTPCMLSMLPITIGYIGGYEAKSRLQAAAQSTWFALGLATTLAGMGIIAGLVGKVYGQVGIGLPIIVSIIAILMGLNLLEALPLQFPSLGETNWISPDLPTGLRSYLIGLTFGLVASPCSTPVLASLLGWVANTQDLILGAVLLLSYTAGYVAPLILAGTFTASIKKLLELRRWSGWINPVSGVLLVGFGVFSLISRIPLGSF, from the coding sequence ATGCTTGAGACCCTGCAAACCCGAATTTACGAACTAGAACAATTCGCCAATACCCTTGTCTCTAACCAACTGACACACCTCAGCGTCGTTAGCATTGGCGTCATTTTTGTAGCTGGCTTGCTTACCAGCCTCACCCCCTGTATGCTTTCTATGCTGCCAATTACCATCGGCTATATCGGCGGTTATGAAGCAAAAAGCCGTCTACAAGCCGCTGCCCAATCAACCTGGTTTGCTTTGGGATTAGCAACTACATTGGCAGGGATGGGAATTATAGCAGGTTTAGTTGGTAAAGTCTACGGTCAAGTAGGAATTGGTTTACCAATTATTGTCAGCATCATCGCCATCCTCATGGGGTTGAACTTATTAGAAGCACTACCTCTGCAATTTCCATCCCTGGGTGAAACAAATTGGATTTCCCCAGATTTACCGACAGGACTGCGTTCCTACTTAATCGGACTAACTTTCGGTTTAGTCGCTTCCCCTTGCAGTACGCCTGTTTTAGCCAGTTTACTCGGTTGGGTTGCCAATACACAAGATTTAATTTTAGGCGCTGTGCTGCTACTTTCCTACACAGCCGGATATGTTGCGCCCTTAATTTTGGCAGGTACTTTTACTGCTTCCATTAAAAAGCTATTGGAATTGCGCCGCTGGTCTGGTTGGATAAACCCAGTTAGTGGCGTGCTGTTGGTCGGATTTGGTGTATTTTCCTTAATTTCTCGCATTCCCCTGGGAAGTTTTTAA